In a genomic window of Agarivorans albus:
- the syd gene encoding SecY-interacting protein, translating to MSSVISQPLSLVFNKFEQHWQSSAYPKVEYDEQWLSPCIIGEPEQQEVSWKPVLREDKGDFSGIERALEITLHPSIKAFYGDYFSETLAVDFQNNRIELVQAWNEQDFEMLLENIIGHVLMQRRLKQKETVFIASTEDEMQVVSIDNDSGEVVLEQLGKGIDRVLAKTLEEFVAKFELCD from the coding sequence ATGAGCAGCGTCATATCACAACCATTATCTCTCGTTTTTAATAAGTTTGAACAGCATTGGCAAAGCAGCGCCTATCCGAAGGTTGAGTATGATGAGCAATGGTTGTCTCCTTGCATTATTGGAGAGCCAGAGCAACAAGAGGTGAGTTGGAAACCGGTGTTACGTGAGGATAAAGGAGATTTCTCTGGCATTGAGCGTGCCTTAGAAATAACTTTACACCCTAGTATTAAAGCATTTTACGGTGATTACTTCTCTGAAACCCTAGCGGTGGACTTTCAAAACAATCGCATTGAGTTGGTTCAAGCCTGGAATGAACAAGACTTTGAGATGCTACTTGAGAACATCATCGGCCATGTATTAATGCAACGTCGCTTGAAGCAAAAAGAAACGGTGTTTATTGCTAGTACAGAAGACGAGATGCAAGTCGTTAGCATCGATAATGATTCCGGAGAGGTTGTACTGGAGCAGTTAGGAAAAGGAATTGATCGAGTGCTGGCAAAAACACTGGAAGAGTTTGTTGCTAAATTTGAGCTATGTGACTAA
- a CDS encoding Zn-ribbon-containing protein: MYLSKVNFECYTDTTITRAEKAINLLLDSWRYHGQIIGREFPVVLKDAAFSVRVVCPEENSLLDSFQSKQVKRAKLALSEAGLLSPKLKNLGRDINSDDSDTCETPSWQVLYTNYLQSCSPVRCGDHFTPIPLYHLPAVANGDHKQLIKWQEDWSACDQLQMNGSILEHSALKEMSDITSRLYRRGSDLTKRLEYLSKVPTYLYLYRVGGESLETEKERCCPSCGGDWLLENTVHDIFDFKCDTCRLVSNISWDFKR, translated from the coding sequence ATGTACTTAAGCAAAGTAAACTTTGAATGCTATACCGACACAACCATTACCCGCGCTGAAAAAGCGATAAACCTATTGTTAGATAGTTGGCGTTACCATGGGCAAATCATTGGTCGCGAGTTCCCTGTTGTTTTGAAAGACGCCGCATTTTCAGTGCGAGTAGTTTGTCCCGAGGAAAATAGTCTATTAGACAGTTTTCAAAGTAAGCAAGTAAAACGCGCCAAACTAGCATTAAGTGAGGCAGGTTTACTCAGCCCAAAACTTAAAAACCTTGGCCGAGACATCAACTCAGATGACAGCGATACTTGCGAAACACCTAGCTGGCAGGTCTTGTATACTAATTATCTGCAAAGTTGTTCTCCAGTTCGCTGTGGTGACCATTTTACCCCCATTCCGCTTTATCATTTGCCCGCAGTTGCCAATGGCGACCACAAGCAGCTAATTAAGTGGCAAGAAGATTGGTCAGCCTGCGACCAACTGCAAATGAATGGCAGCATATTAGAACATTCTGCATTAAAAGAGATGAGTGATATCACTAGTCGCCTTTATCGCAGAGGCTCAGACCTAACTAAACGTTTGGAATACTTAAGTAAAGTACCGACTTATTTGTATCTCTATAGGGTTGGTGGCGAAAGCCTTGAAACAGAAAAAGAACGATGCTGCCCAAGTTGCGGTGGAGATTGGTTATTAGAAAACACCGTTCATGACATTTTTGACTTCAAATGTGACACCTGCCGTTTAGTGTCCAATATTTCTTGGGATTTTAAGCGCTAA
- a CDS encoding DUF3549 family protein encodes MNKLSTLSEILQASGSDLRVYEMGRQIHHISNQDFYQMEVAKQPYPAPIQQHARFAVCFWQKQQSTTPYIWFLQLPVNEQGFINLAARDQFIQLVIEALGQELNLKPSEEQQQALANNQYIYKPIEEKLAFFNAIYKRDTQLAPSEHYLAVRRYLQNDGEWGNWQSLALQGIADLVARLDRDDNSKLLSQAFPHLPLEVANKTLELLEHAKLDQQLSHVIASLHQQQLLSNEELASLYLRALAGASVKPLTHQAIKQQLANANSIHSFIAVAGRLWQSLSDPHLLKYFLETIADQNDPELFQQIFADLVFIPSLRSFVLAQLRDPNNSEALQLSIAQLIKLYQSPKHH; translated from the coding sequence ATGAATAAACTAAGCACATTAAGCGAAATCCTTCAGGCTTCGGGCAGTGACCTACGGGTGTATGAAATGGGTCGACAGATCCATCACATCAGCAACCAAGACTTCTACCAAATGGAAGTAGCAAAGCAGCCCTACCCTGCCCCCATTCAACAACATGCTAGATTTGCAGTTTGTTTTTGGCAAAAGCAACAATCTACAACACCTTATATATGGTTTTTGCAATTACCAGTTAACGAGCAAGGCTTTATCAATCTTGCTGCGCGCGATCAGTTCATCCAACTGGTTATTGAAGCACTAGGGCAAGAACTAAATCTTAAACCGAGTGAAGAGCAACAACAGGCATTAGCCAACAATCAATATATCTATAAACCCATTGAGGAAAAGCTCGCTTTTTTTAATGCCATATATAAAAGAGATACTCAATTAGCGCCATCGGAGCATTACTTGGCTGTTCGTCGCTATTTGCAAAACGATGGTGAATGGGGAAATTGGCAGAGCCTAGCACTGCAAGGCATAGCAGACTTAGTGGCAAGGCTAGATAGAGATGATAATAGTAAACTGCTTAGCCAAGCCTTCCCACATCTCCCACTAGAAGTTGCCAACAAAACCCTAGAATTACTAGAACATGCTAAGTTAGATCAGCAGCTTAGTCATGTAATTGCATCTTTGCATCAGCAGCAATTGTTAAGCAATGAAGAGCTTGCAAGCTTGTATCTTCGAGCTTTAGCTGGGGCTTCTGTTAAGCCGCTTACCCATCAAGCAATTAAGCAACAGCTTGCAAATGCAAATTCGATTCATAGCTTTATCGCGGTGGCAGGAAGGTTGTGGCAATCCTTAAGTGATCCACATTTACTCAAATACTTCTTAGAAACGATTGCGGACCAAAACGACCCGGAGCTGTTTCAACAGATTTTCGCTGATTTAGTATTCATTCCAAGCTTACGTAGTTTTGTATTAGCCCAGCTTCGTGACCCCAATAACTCAGAAGCTCTGCAGCTATCCATTGCGCAGCTGATTAAACTGTATCAATCACCTAAACACCACTAA
- a CDS encoding YqcC family protein — protein MPQQIMPLLLELEQCLKQTNSWQNTLPSNELLASTQPFCIDTLSLPQWLQFIFIPKMRELIELGAPLPQKVEISPYAEEAVKQLAFDAKPLLDVIKTIDESFK, from the coding sequence ATGCCGCAACAAATCATGCCATTGCTTTTGGAACTTGAGCAGTGCTTAAAACAAACTAATAGTTGGCAAAACACCCTACCAAGTAACGAGCTACTTGCTAGTACTCAGCCATTTTGTATCGACACCTTAAGTTTGCCGCAATGGTTACAGTTTATTTTTATCCCTAAAATGCGTGAACTCATTGAACTAGGTGCCCCGTTACCTCAAAAAGTTGAGATAAGCCCTTACGCAGAAGAGGCGGTAAAGCAATTGGCATTTGACGCTAAGCCCTTGTTGGACGTTATAAAAACAATCGATGAGAGCTTTAAGTAA
- the truC gene encoding tRNA pseudouridine(65) synthase TruC, giving the protein MTDDFKPNEELVEAIPEQLQILFEDDHYVAVYKPVGLLVHRSWIAKDATQFALQILRDQIGQYVYPVHRLDRPTSGVLIMAKSSEAARKLSEQFAAQHIDKQYLALVRGYIEGEHQLDYPLKEKLDKMVDAKAQQDKPAQSALTFYTGLQKAELPYPSGKFATSRYSLVSLKPKTGRKHQLRRHMHHLSHHIVGDTTYGDGRHNRLFRELGLPGLWLFSKQLRFVHPYTDNEIIIDCPMPERWKQLFKRMSWK; this is encoded by the coding sequence ATGACTGACGACTTTAAGCCTAATGAAGAGCTTGTTGAAGCTATTCCAGAACAACTTCAGATCTTGTTTGAAGATGACCATTATGTAGCGGTATATAAACCGGTTGGATTGTTAGTTCACCGAAGTTGGATAGCTAAAGACGCCACCCAATTTGCTTTACAGATTTTGCGTGATCAAATTGGCCAATATGTTTACCCAGTGCACCGCTTAGACAGACCAACCAGTGGTGTACTTATCATGGCTAAGTCATCTGAAGCTGCCCGTAAGCTTTCCGAACAATTTGCTGCACAACATATAGATAAGCAATACCTTGCTTTGGTTAGAGGTTATATAGAGGGGGAACACCAGCTAGATTATCCGTTGAAGGAAAAGCTAGATAAGATGGTGGATGCTAAGGCACAGCAGGATAAACCTGCCCAGTCAGCCCTTACTTTTTACACTGGATTACAAAAAGCAGAGTTACCATATCCATCAGGTAAATTTGCAACTTCTCGGTATAGTTTAGTGTCACTTAAACCTAAAACTGGAAGAAAGCACCAATTGCGCCGTCACATGCATCACCTAAGTCATCATATTGTTGGTGACACTACTTACGGCGATGGTCGTCACAACCGCTTATTTCGTGAGCTGGGGCTACCTGGGCTTTGGTTGTTTTCTAAGCAATTACGCTTCGTTCATCCTTATACTGACAACGAAATCATCATCGATTGCCCCATGCCCGAGCGCTGGAAACAGCTATTTAAGCGAATGTCTTGGAAATAG
- a CDS encoding carbohydrate porin, with the protein MKLKTLAVAVTAATISSSAFALDFNGYFRAGFGLNADGGSQYCYGDGGPNAHVVGRLGDECDTYAELALSQNVVERNTGEKFSIHTLVAYGTQEGNTDQRGNSWQGVGEASDPWSGQRLSFREAYAKYTMASGTEIWAGNRYYGRKDVHINDWYYVNGSGYGAGVDSIDLGFARLGVAVRHNKWHDVGGDDSQPYTSTPQLDVRLSGIDIGLGSIDLIAMGGKANLSDAQEDAQTDGSYNDKTGVQLTAEWAVGLPGGFNKLVAQYSTEGYGWSGYGMNNHLGDSYNIGGGGDLGRKSWRIIDHGVVKFGSNVDMGWSAFYSQLDQDDAGDNNKSDGTRYGVTIRPRYLWNNTMSTILEAAYYNAEDPWMSESADLNKVALAQAWSPLQEKGGFWARPEIRIFVAKFGGDMAQEKNDLMYGAQVEAWW; encoded by the coding sequence ATGAAACTGAAAACACTTGCTGTTGCAGTTACTGCGGCAACAATTTCTTCAAGCGCATTCGCTCTTGATTTCAACGGTTACTTCCGTGCTGGCTTCGGCTTAAACGCTGATGGTGGTTCACAGTACTGTTATGGTGATGGTGGCCCTAACGCTCACGTTGTTGGTCGTTTAGGTGATGAGTGTGATACTTACGCAGAGTTAGCATTGAGCCAAAACGTTGTAGAACGTAACACTGGTGAAAAGTTCTCTATTCACACTTTAGTTGCTTACGGTACTCAAGAAGGTAACACTGACCAACGTGGTAACTCTTGGCAGGGCGTAGGCGAAGCTTCAGACCCATGGTCTGGTCAGCGTCTATCTTTCCGTGAAGCTTACGCTAAGTACACTATGGCTAGCGGCACAGAAATCTGGGCTGGTAACCGTTACTACGGTCGTAAAGATGTACACATTAACGACTGGTACTACGTAAACGGTTCTGGTTACGGTGCTGGTGTTGATAGCATTGACCTAGGCTTCGCTCGTTTGGGTGTAGCTGTACGTCATAACAAATGGCATGATGTAGGTGGTGACGATAGCCAACCTTACACTTCAACTCCTCAATTAGACGTTCGTTTAAGCGGTATTGATATTGGTTTAGGTTCTATTGATTTAATCGCTATGGGCGGCAAAGCTAACCTAAGTGATGCTCAAGAAGATGCTCAAACTGATGGCAGCTACAACGACAAAACTGGTGTTCAGTTAACTGCTGAGTGGGCTGTTGGTCTACCTGGTGGCTTCAACAAGTTAGTTGCTCAGTACTCTACTGAAGGCTACGGTTGGTCTGGTTACGGTATGAACAACCATTTAGGTGATTCATACAACATCGGTGGTGGCGGTGACTTAGGTCGTAAATCATGGCGTATCATTGACCACGGTGTGGTTAAATTTGGTAGCAATGTAGATATGGGTTGGTCTGCTTTTTACTCGCAACTTGATCAAGACGACGCGGGTGATAACAACAAGAGCGATGGTACTCGTTACGGCGTAACAATACGTCCTCGTTACTTGTGGAACAACACCATGAGCACAATCCTTGAAGCTGCATACTACAATGCAGAAGACCCATGGATGAGCGAAAGTGCTGACCTTAACAAGGTTGCATTAGCTCAAGCTTGGTCTCCTCTTCAAGAGAAAGGTGGTTTCTGGGCACGTCCTGAAATCCGTATCTTCGTAGCGAAGTTCGGTGGCGACATGGCTCAAGAGAAAAATGACCTTATGTACGGCGCTCAAGTTGAAGCTTGGTGGTAA
- a CDS encoding MalM family protein: MRTKLGVVVLTSMIGLTACSSGSDSSMLSGGADTRYLYADTLVTGRTLDSAPVCCNSFQDISYKATSYNYQAEEAIDQNRQAFQFNTGKSFILAYKLPDLGEDIPITLEAQIGETVFAPTVALLNENFEVLRVLTADFFKYVEAKHFKPNMLAATFKIRLASGLPEERERYMIVYTTDQSLSDETQIVHPARTYAKAQAKADPGLPDPLIPHSAMGMVNMTFNSANSSVFSDQAWFGGKKEEPLPSPSSQGTVAAASSAGAAVAVSSTNSSGTDNRTLKKAMLPETEAFYNKLIEDMINNDEVEKALKLVEEAEYAGSRSARNTFIEAVKNK, translated from the coding sequence ATGAGAACGAAACTTGGTGTAGTAGTTCTAACTTCAATGATAGGTTTGACAGCGTGTAGCTCTGGCTCAGATAGCTCTATGCTAAGCGGAGGCGCTGATACTCGGTACCTATACGCAGATACCCTTGTTACAGGGCGTACATTAGACTCGGCACCAGTTTGTTGTAATAGTTTTCAGGATATCAGCTATAAAGCCACTAGTTATAACTACCAAGCTGAAGAAGCGATAGACCAAAATCGTCAAGCATTTCAGTTCAATACGGGAAAAAGTTTTATATTAGCTTATAAGTTGCCTGACCTGGGTGAAGACATTCCTATCACGCTAGAAGCGCAAATTGGTGAAACAGTATTTGCTCCCACAGTTGCTTTATTAAATGAGAATTTTGAAGTATTAAGAGTATTGACCGCTGATTTTTTTAAGTATGTAGAGGCTAAGCACTTTAAGCCCAATATGTTAGCGGCTACTTTTAAGATCCGCTTGGCGTCGGGCTTACCAGAAGAGCGTGAGCGCTACATGATTGTATATACAACAGATCAATCATTGAGCGATGAGACTCAAATTGTGCACCCAGCTAGGACATATGCAAAAGCTCAGGCTAAAGCTGATCCAGGTCTACCTGATCCACTAATTCCACATTCCGCTATGGGAATGGTGAATATGACATTTAACTCTGCCAACTCTTCGGTTTTTTCTGATCAAGCTTGGTTTGGTGGGAAAAAAGAAGAGCCTCTTCCTTCTCCCTCTAGTCAGGGAACCGTGGCAGCAGCCAGCTCCGCTGGAGCAGCCGTGGCCGTTTCATCAACAAATTCAAGCGGCACTGATAATAGAACCCTTAAAAAAGCGATGCTTCCTGAAACTGAGGCGTTCTACAACAAGCTTATCGAAGACATGATTAATAATGATGAAGTAGAAAAAGCGCTTAAGTTGGTAGAAGAAGCAGAATATGCAGGCTCACGCTCAGCAAGAAATACTTTTATTGAAGCTGTGAAAAACAAATAA
- the lamB gene encoding maltoporin LamB yields MKLKTLSIAVASAAMSTQAIAATPEFNGYMRSGIGATGSGGEQMCFQADGSPYKHRLGNECETYAEIALSAPLYEEGNKAMGVHTLLAHSVDQRNDWEESPSAVREMYVSGQNMVESFEGSNLWAGKRFYQRRDVHQIDYYYLANAGAGAGIENIDVGFAKLSAAWVRNTSEALFDANIAGSGQTMADFSGNNLDLRLDGISTNSNGELSLVGIYGMYSEAADQDFNIENQKDNGVFVMAEHTQGDFFGGFNKFSVSYATDAMAGIGASGQLRGFGYENMADEGDDPVYRTDSNEGSWYRLLNWGVVDLGESTAMSYVVNYENYDKDDNKGSTLFTVGVRPQYNWSNNLSTILDLGYDVVEFQDAAKANGSEDNKLAKVTIAQQWQAGPNVFARPALRAFATYAKSDQYISRDSSSKDEVTFGFQAEAWW; encoded by the coding sequence ATGAAATTAAAAACACTTTCGATCGCAGTAGCATCAGCCGCGATGTCAACTCAAGCAATTGCCGCAACACCAGAATTTAACGGTTACATGCGTTCAGGAATTGGCGCTACCGGTTCAGGCGGCGAGCAAATGTGCTTCCAAGCCGACGGCTCACCATATAAGCACCGTTTGGGTAACGAATGTGAAACCTATGCAGAAATAGCATTATCTGCACCTTTGTATGAAGAGGGCAACAAAGCAATGGGTGTACATACCCTACTTGCTCACTCTGTAGATCAACGTAACGATTGGGAAGAAAGCCCTTCTGCAGTGCGCGAAATGTACGTTTCTGGCCAAAACATGGTTGAATCTTTCGAAGGTTCAAACCTTTGGGCTGGTAAGCGTTTTTACCAACGTCGTGACGTTCACCAAATTGACTACTACTACTTAGCAAATGCTGGTGCAGGTGCTGGTATCGAAAACATCGATGTAGGCTTTGCTAAGCTTTCTGCTGCATGGGTTCGCAATACCTCTGAAGCATTATTTGATGCCAACATTGCCGGCTCTGGTCAAACTATGGCTGATTTCTCAGGTAACAACTTAGATTTACGCCTAGACGGAATCTCTACTAACTCAAACGGCGAGTTGAGCTTAGTAGGTATTTACGGCATGTACTCTGAAGCGGCCGACCAAGATTTCAACATCGAAAACCAAAAAGACAACGGCGTGTTCGTGATGGCTGAGCACACTCAAGGTGATTTCTTTGGTGGCTTTAACAAGTTCTCTGTATCTTACGCAACAGACGCTATGGCGGGTATTGGCGCAAGTGGTCAACTGCGCGGGTTTGGCTACGAAAATATGGCTGACGAAGGTGATGATCCGGTTTACCGCACCGACAGCAATGAAGGCAGCTGGTACCGTTTACTAAACTGGGGTGTGGTTGATTTAGGCGAATCAACAGCCATGTCTTACGTAGTTAACTACGAAAACTATGACAAAGATGATAACAAAGGCTCTACTTTGTTCACTGTTGGTGTTCGTCCTCAGTACAACTGGAGCAATAACTTATCTACCATCTTAGACTTAGGCTACGATGTAGTTGAATTCCAAGATGCTGCTAAAGCTAATGGTAGCGAAGATAACAAGCTAGCTAAAGTAACTATTGCCCAGCAGTGGCAAGCTGGTCCAAATGTATTTGCACGCCCAGCTCTTCGTGCATTTGCTACTTACGCAAAATCAGACCAATACATCTCTCGTGACTCTAGCTCGAAAGATGAAGTAACCTTTGGTTTCCAAGCCGAAGCTTGGTGGTAA
- the ptsG gene encoding PTS glucose transporter subunit IIBC: MFKNLFAQAQKVGKALMLPVSVLPVAGILLGVGAADFSWMPSIVSELMENAGGSVFGQMALLFAVGVALGFTNNDGVAALAAIVGYGIMTATLGVMAGVMGVEKIDTGVLGGILAGGVAGWAFNRFFRIQLPAYLGFFAGKRSVPIITGFLTIFLGVVLAFIWPPIGNGIAAFSHWAAEQNPTLAFGIYGVVERSLIPFGLHHVWNVPFFFEAGQCTTAAGEVANGVLTCYLQADEASRAAGNGFGQLAGGYMFKMYGLPAAAIAIWHAAKPENRAKVGGIMISAALTSFLTGITEPIEFAFLFVAPVLYVIHALLAGLAFVITNTLGMVHGTSFSHGLIDFIVLSSNAQKMWLFPVIGLGYAAVYYTVFRVVIAKLDLKTPGREDEDESASAAAPVSEDEMSKNLVEAFGGKANIVSLDACITRLRIQVKSVESVDQPKLKSLGAAGVVVAGQGVQAIFGTKSDNLKTDMEAYLATV; the protein is encoded by the coding sequence ATGTTTAAAAATTTGTTTGCGCAAGCGCAAAAGGTAGGTAAAGCACTGATGCTACCCGTATCAGTTCTACCTGTTGCGGGTATCTTGCTTGGTGTAGGTGCAGCCGACTTTAGTTGGATGCCAAGTATTGTTTCAGAGTTAATGGAAAATGCTGGTGGTTCAGTATTTGGCCAAATGGCGTTGTTGTTTGCCGTTGGCGTTGCTTTAGGCTTTACTAATAATGATGGTGTAGCTGCATTAGCGGCCATTGTTGGTTACGGTATTATGACCGCTACACTGGGTGTTATGGCCGGTGTAATGGGAGTTGAGAAGATTGATACCGGAGTACTAGGTGGTATTTTAGCTGGTGGTGTAGCTGGTTGGGCGTTTAATCGCTTCTTCCGCATTCAACTACCTGCCTACCTTGGTTTCTTCGCGGGTAAGCGAAGTGTGCCGATTATCACTGGTTTCCTAACTATTTTCTTAGGTGTGGTACTAGCATTTATTTGGCCGCCAATCGGTAACGGTATTGCAGCATTCTCTCACTGGGCTGCTGAGCAAAACCCAACTCTTGCCTTTGGTATCTACGGTGTGGTTGAACGCTCACTAATTCCATTTGGATTGCACCACGTTTGGAATGTTCCATTCTTCTTCGAGGCTGGCCAGTGTACAACTGCGGCTGGCGAAGTGGCTAACGGCGTATTAACTTGTTACCTACAAGCAGACGAGGCGTCTCGTGCTGCGGGCAATGGCTTTGGTCAACTTGCTGGTGGTTACATGTTTAAAATGTACGGCCTACCTGCTGCTGCTATTGCAATTTGGCATGCTGCTAAACCAGAGAACCGCGCTAAAGTTGGCGGTATCATGATCTCGGCTGCGCTTACTTCATTCCTAACTGGTATTACCGAACCAATTGAATTTGCGTTCTTGTTTGTTGCTCCGGTTCTTTACGTAATTCACGCTTTATTAGCTGGTTTGGCTTTCGTAATTACCAATACTCTAGGTATGGTTCACGGCACCTCATTCTCACACGGTTTAATTGACTTCATCGTACTATCGAGCAATGCTCAGAAAATGTGGTTGTTCCCTGTAATTGGTTTGGGTTATGCCGCTGTTTACTACACTGTATTCCGTGTGGTTATTGCTAAATTAGACCTTAAAACCCCAGGCCGTGAAGACGAAGACGAGTCTGCTAGTGCTGCAGCTCCGGTATCTGAAGACGAAATGTCTAAGAACCTAGTAGAAGCGTTTGGCGGTAAAGCTAACATTGTTAGCCTAGATGCTTGTATCACTCGCTTACGTATTCAGGTTAAGTCGGTAGAATCTGTTGACCAACCAAAGCTTAAGAGCTTAGGTGCAGCTGGTGTAGTAGTTGCTGGCCAAGGTGTTCAAGCTATCTTTGGTACTAAGTCAGACAACTTGAAAACTGATATGGAAGCTTACCTAGCAACCGTTTAA
- a CDS encoding DUF3461 family protein translates to MYKNLKSIGITNPSDIERYSLRQEANSDTLKIYFHKEKGDFLTRSVKFKYPRQKKTVLIDGGRGTYKDTTEINANLRFIVEELDKITRRDQQEKDTKQQVLSELRHLEKVVSNKIAEIEAKLERL, encoded by the coding sequence ATGTACAAAAATCTAAAAAGCATTGGCATTACCAACCCAAGCGACATTGAACGTTACAGCCTCCGCCAAGAAGCCAATTCTGATACGCTCAAGATTTACTTCCATAAGGAAAAAGGTGACTTTCTCACCCGCAGTGTAAAATTCAAATATCCAAGGCAGAAAAAGACTGTACTCATTGATGGTGGTCGCGGCACTTACAAAGATACAACTGAAATAAACGCAAACCTACGTTTTATCGTAGAAGAACTAGATAAAATTACTCGCAGAGACCAACAAGAAAAAGATACCAAACAACAAGTACTTTCTGAGTTAAGACATTTGGAAAAGGTAGTATCTAATAAAATTGCTGAGATTGAGGCTAAGCTAGAGCGTTTATAA